The following coding sequences lie in one Scatophagus argus isolate fScaArg1 chromosome 9, fScaArg1.pri, whole genome shotgun sequence genomic window:
- the ccdc127a gene encoding coiled-coil domain-containing protein 127a yields the protein MNNLNDPPRWNIQPDPRGRGAGAGDGNQWNYALLVPMLGLAAFRWIWTKESQREIQKVKAQYEKDVSTIKSEMEARYRETLTEQHRAVATLELALEKERQRVRGYRQALVSQSQQLMEERKQLQQEREALEGEKQRLVKSGAAGAVLHQALERENNWYNRATTTLKELEGQLVERQNVYCSPLQPRDQRLEMEKNMLLKVVREPIGAELDLESDLKDIFKRDKYCADLLNMDKRKNGSLMWVYLRYWQLQVTVQKHKRAEEAILGEKIQSYTK from the exons ATGAACAACTTGAATGACCCCCCCAGATGGAACATCCAACCAGACCCTAGAGGAAGGGGGGCGGGGGCCGGTGATGGGAACCAATGGAACTACGCCCTGCTGGTCCCCATGCTGGGACTGGCTGCATTTC GTTGGATCTGGACCAAGGAGTCTCAGAGGGAAATCCAGAAGGTCAAAGCCCAATATGAAAAAGATGTGTCCACAATAAAAAGTGAGATGGAGGCACGGTACCGGGAGACActgacagagcagcacaggGCAGTAGCTACACTAGAGCTGGCgctggagaaggagagacagagggtcAGAGGCTACAGGCAGGCTCTGGTCTCCCAGAGCCAGCAGCTGATGGAGGAACGGAAACAGTTACAGCAG GAGCGTGAGGCATTGGAGGGAGAGAAGCAAAGGCTGGTAAAGTCTGGCGCTGCAGGGGCTGTGCTGCACCAAGCCCTGGAACGAGAGAACAACTGGTATAATCGAGCTACTACCACTCTGAAGGAGCTAGAGGGTCAGCTCGTGGAACGCCAGAACGTCTATTGTTCCCCCCTCCAACCTCGAGACCAGCGGCTAGAGATGGAGAAGAACATGCTTCTTAAGGTCGTCAGAGAACCAATTGGGGCAGAACTGGATCTAGAGTCTGATCTGAAGGATATTTTCAAGAGAGATAAGTACTGTGCAGACCTACTAAACATGGACAAGAGGAAGAATGGAAGCCTCATGTGGGTGTACCTCAGGTACTGGCAGCTGCAGGTCACTGTCCAGAAACACAAGAGAGCTGAAGAAGCCATATTAGGAGAGAAAATCCAGTCTTACACAAAGTGA